Below is a window of Malania oleifera isolate guangnan ecotype guangnan chromosome 1, ASM2987363v1, whole genome shotgun sequence DNA.
aatttaccatgaaaatgttataatgatacaaaatttttatatgatatattggcGTACGGGCtaaagttttatatatatgtCGACATACGGACCGAGAGTttaatatgaaataccggcgtacaggccgaaggttttatgatatgcaatatcgGCATACAGGCCTTGAtctataaaatacaaaatgccgACATAAGGGTCGTAGATTTTacgatatgttatgcaaaattatataatgatattaatttgacagttattattatgaatagccatgtatcactatttggaaatatgttatatgttatcagaacctggttggcttgatttaggctttcataagcacggtaccgtagctatatgatcacaatcatgatatgttagtactaccactTGCCGTACGGGACAGTGGGagaatggcagtcgatgtggtttattgtagtgttggcgCCCTTGGTGTACAAACCAgtaggggcagacccatcgtacttacagacttttgcatttgattcggtagtggtcggctaactattgtcgggtcccgcgttcgggccgcacaacccagtcatgtgggggtaagatatgacaccagctaactaaccatccaggatgttttctatatatagttatatgagatgatttatacatatgtaaattcagtatgttataccatgttatgattatatatgttttccaaatatgatacagacagatttatcaagtatgtttatgaactgctatatgtataacacgaaaatactcatgttgccacacactgatattagtttatttcccttattgagaggtgtctcaccccaaattatataaatattttaggagccctagatagaagggcggataaagctctgcaATGCTAGAGTTCGATAGTCATACCTTACCTGAACGGTAAGTCTTTTTGCTAGGGTTGGATGGATTTTGGGAGGTGACCCTAGGACCCTTTTtgggatattttgggatgtgtataatTATAAGACAGTTgtggtaaactctggtattgtgttgattgatagtttgatatgtatatgattttacgtttcctactgcataggcttccgtACTATATTTCAAGCGTACTTCtgatacctaaggattccactataccactcctttatgggtggagcaaacctttacaacactccttcaatagaatagaaccctcctctccaagagatacctcATACTCGATATAACGATTCAACAGCCCTAAAacatcaagaaaacaagaaaataagaaaatcttCTTGCGTACAAGAGTCACTctcaaaagagcagattagtTCAAGTTATAGCACAACTaagaatacttcaatttaaatatcaatgaagaatagaattgaaactAAGAGAATATATCACCGAGATCTTTCTTTGGATTGATCAAACTTAGAATTTATGCTCAAAGATCGATGAGAAATAACTTAGCAAGTCTCATAAAAACTCCATCAAGTATGTGAGCCAGAAGgcttttggaagagtatgagaatTAAAAGCTTGATTGCTgttttgaattcttggtgtaatttgatttttgaaattatgtatttatagagttaaaaattcatatttttgtgttgcccaagttacttggaatgtttcccaagttttgacaaagtttggtgtacaagcaacataatttggaaacttttaaaCGTTGTTTTAAAATAGCCATTACGAGGTTTAGGCACCTAGACTCATCGGGCTCAGTTGCCTGAACTTTGAAATTCAGTGTAATATCAAGGTCAGAATAGAGTCAGGCGCTTGGACTCACAGGGGTTGGTAGCCTGGGGCTATACTGTCTTCCAAATTTTAATTCAGCAAAAAAGTCAGTTGCCTAACCAGTTAAGGGTCAGTCGTCTGGGAAGTTAAAATCCtgtttttaaaacttgtttccaaaaactctttccAACCTGTTTTAATACCTTTGAaagtattttttggggttttcaaaatatggtctctaagtccatgattaaccctaataagcttcaaagcattcatattgattttaattgaagtacttacataagacttccttgagactttaaacttttctaaacttgaagtcttcatgtatatcttgctttgagcccatcttgtcttgagcttcaatattctttaagctttcataggATTTTTCTATTTTTGACCTTTTGagcttccttttgatcacttTTTGTTAGAATATGAGCTTTTAATAACACTTATGATCTTGAACTCAtaatacttgaacttttgaacttcatatgcttaatttcctgaaatatcatcacttaaaccataacatgttaaattaccttgatttgttatcatcaaaataagatttaaaaGCCATGTTAGGACAACATGTTCATTTAGCATCATTCTACTTATTTCTTGTAGAGAtctgttctttctttcaactacttcattctgttgtggtgtcctaggtgaagaaaaattatgagtttttccttgtgagtcacaatattcttccatacctttgtTTTGAAACTCTCTATCCCTATCACTTTGTATATGTGTGATCGTATGacccttttcatttttaattcttCTACATAACTTAACAAAATTTTCACAAgcttcatttttatgtgcaagaaacaatactcatgtgaatctagaatagtcgTCAACAATAAAGAAAGCATATGACATACCTCCTAGACTTTGAGTTTGGttaggaccaaatagatctaagtgcaaCAGATGAAGTGGTTTAGTGGTGGAGAtgactttctttttcttaaaacataatcCAGTTTGTTTGCCTAAtcggcatgcatcacatattttatctttcacaactTAGTTCTAGGTaaacccttaactaattctcccttaactagtttagacaacaagtccatgtttgcatgtcttagtctcctatgccaaatccaacttgcctcatttatagtagaaaaacattTTATATGTTGagaggctaagttatcaaaactagtggtataGACGTTCTCATTTCTTTCtgaaataaacaaaattttattctCATATTTGTTTTCTACTATGCATCTATCATGCTCAAATGATATTCTATATCCTTTATCACAAAGTTGGCTtatacttaacaaattatgtttcaatcaACCCATTAAACATTATCTATCATGagagaaggatccttaccaaccttacctactccaatgattctaccttttgcattgtcgccgaagatgacaaatcctccatccttaggtgtgatggaCCCGAACTTTGCTTTATCTCTGGTCCTATGTtgagagcatccactatccatttACCATTTGTCCTTTGAATTAGACGATCTCAAGCATGCTTGCAATGGACATTTAGttgactaattttggtacccatattttcttgggtccatgggggttagtgctcgactcttctttgactttccagaccttcttaattttaacatctttgttcttaaaaggacaatcaaattttatgtgacctaacttcttatatttaaagcatgtagtatatctataagatTCTTTAGATGGAACATAAAATTTTGACTCTCTCATAAAGTGACCCATGTAAAGGTGTTTCTGTTTTAGGTTtttctttccattaaaaccaagaccttccttatctagaaaatttctttgagctccaaaaaatctttcaaaattattttgaccctctgtgaatttataaataattttagatttgtcttccaaatttctttctaactctttaattttcaaatccttttcttttattaaaaaggTATGAGactcattttgtttttccaacaactttgaaaattcctttaattttaatttcaaatcaaaatttttcttagtcattttttcaagcattttaagagtatacagatatttctattgcaattcattatacaaaatcatgctatcatcattatcagaatcactagaataatatgatgaaactgagcaaaaagattgtacctcgtgatcatcgtgtgccattagacacagatttgcaataTGGTCTTTGCTAGACTTAAAGTCAAAGCTGCTAGTACTATGTGTGTCCCATCCGACTtttagtgtcttcttcttctttttggacccTTTCTTTAGCTGAGGATAGttcggcttgatgtgcccaacttctttgcaattgtaacacgtcgAAAGACcatcatttttcttccttttgcttgactctcccttttatTTTTGATTCTCGAAATTTTCTGCCaaacttcttgttcttttttcAGGAATTTTCTGGACTTCTTAGTGAAAAGCCATATCATCTTCCGATTCTGTACTACTCTTTTCATTGGAACTACCGAAAGATGCTTTGAGAGCTATTGTTTTCTTTGCTTTGTTTTGCTCACTCAGTCTTTCATTTATCGTCAGTTTGTATGTGATAAGTGATCCAATCAGTTCATCTAGTGTCATTGCTTTTAGGTTCCTTCCTTTAGCTATGGCAGTAGCCTTTGCCTCCCAAACTGGTGGTagacccctaagaattttcctgataatttcataagtaaggtaagtcttaccaagagcataCAATGAATTTGTGATGTGGGTGAATTTGGTGTACATAGATTGGATTAATTCATTAGAAGACATTTtaaatgcttcgtattcacttgtaagcatgtcTACCTCACTGTATTTTAcatctttagtgccttcatatggtacttctaatttatctcatatttccttagcagttgtacatgccatgaccctagtaaattcatttatgtctaaagcacaatataaaagattcattgcaatagcatttatttgaacaacattcatgtcctcatctatatattcatcttcagttttaggtacattttctttttctacaattttcataggaacatgatttcctctagagacaactttccatactttccaatctataatttgaaaaaaaaaaattcgcattctttgtttccagtatatgtagttaacaccacaaaaaataggtggtcgtgtggatgagtgtccctcaccaaatggggttacaccgatgtgtaccattatgatcttttacaaaaaaatgttttaagtctagtgcaacctctctctgataccaaatgtgaatttaggtgtaatcccaagaggggggtgaattggatattttaaaatttcttggtCTCTTGAGTCCACACGCACAAGCTAGGTGACAAGCAATTCAGTATTACATAGCCTAGAAATTTCAAAGTATGACTTTATCATTACCCAATCACTCACAAATGTAATGAATATTCAATATATACACAATAATTAAATAAGTAAATGCAAGTAGAAATTAAagtgagataagggaagagagatgcaaacacaatttttacgaggttcgaccaacccagcctacgtcctcaccttgggtaAACTATCCAAATGTTCCACTATACTGCTCCTTAACTTGGGACGGAGTTTCccgttacaatccgctgcttacaagaggcacaactgtCTCCTTACAACCCGCTACTTATAaaaggcgtagcttcctcctcacgaCTTACAAACCAAATCGTTAATACaaataatgaataaaaaatttttgaacacttagacacttctcaataagctaatgagtacaatcagccctaagcactctcacaaggtataatatgaagctcaagagagaatatatttttctcaatgatgtatgtaaaaatataatctttatatgaaaaatatatgtgtATGAGACGCTTCAAAGATCTACACTTTATtcaatatctctcaaaaataatttcttaaaaatatatgcTTTGGAAATCTGAGGGTTTGTTTTCAAATGACTTTTGcaagaataaaatatgagatcCCCTTAAAAATATTATTGAATATCACACAGATCTaagttattgctttcaaatattttatgcagagataatattaaatcattcaataaaaataatacaCTTGAATATCACAGAGATATAATCCCTagaaagaaaattttcccaaaatatttttcaatcaaataTATGGAATACTAGGGTTTTTGCTCccaattaatattttaaataaaagactACGGGAGTAGATGAACTTATAAATATAAGATTGAATGCTCAACAATAAACTTAATCAAATCTCAAGACCAAACCAGTTTTTTGTAAGATGATTTTAGTGtaagcacttggatcttgaagatgatattgacgaatgcccaaacttgatgtaaATGCTTTGGAATGCAAGAAAAGTTAGCAAAAGTTATGCAAAAGTCCCTCTAATGTGTTTCTCCTTACTTCTTGGTCTTTCTTAGTATTTATTTAGGCTTCAGGGTTGATTTAAGTAAGTATTCTCGGCTTTTGATTAATTTTCAGCCTttggatcatttaattaaaaaatttctgTCTGTTTCTACGTTGAAACACTATTTTGCGCCACgaactcgttgacgagtggaTACATTCATCGCCGAATGTCCTTCATTCGTTCATCGACGAGATTAGGGGATTTTTCGATGAGTGGACTGTCTAAGATTTATaggtctcggtattttctcattgatgagactAAGCACTAATCGACGTATGGTCTTcatgcattcatcgacgaggctaggGGGCTAGTTGACGAGTGCCTTGATTTTAAGCTGGATCCAACGTAGGtcaaatgcatatgaatatgtcatgaaaaataTGCATCATAAGTTagtttatatgtcattttgagtttcacatcatatcttatgagttatgcaaatacaatcaaacctaattTGCTGAATACAATTGAAAATTTGGATTGTCTTTATCCTTCTGCTTATCTGCTTCCATGGATTGATCCAAGTGGTATGTACTTCGtgttccttgtggcttccatagCGTACTTACCCTCTAtgcatgctaagtcatgatcctattcaaaatctcaatgtacaagtaaaataccaagtgatttgtcattatcaaaataggattggacttatagagtcaacacacCCAAGAAAACACAAAATCTTGTAACTGATTTTCTTCTGTCAAGGACATGTTGCACAATACGAATATGTCAAAGCCTTCAACTGTAAGGATTAATATGAAGATAAGAATATGCCTTGCCCTGGAGTCCTTTTTAAGTATCTCAGCACCTGATATGCAGCATCCAAATGAGGTTGTGTTGGCTTATCCATAAACTAAGCCAGAATATGAACTAAATATGCCAAGTCTGGTATGGTAATAGTAAGACAAAGCAACCTCCCTACTAACCTTCGATAGATAGTAGGATCTTCTAATAAACCATAATCTATATTAGTAAGGTGCAAGTTAGGATTCATATATGGGCAGGTTAGCTAGTTTACAACCAATGAAACTTGAATCAGTTAACACTTCAAGAGCATATGTCTTTGACAAATATAAATGCCTTTAAATGTTCAAGCCACTTCCAATCCAAGGAAGTATTTCAATTCTCCAAGATCTTTAATCTTAAACTTGGTATGAAGAACATTCTTGATATCTTGCACATCTAGAATATCATTGCTTGCTACCATcacatcatccacataaacaatcAAAGCAATAAAGGAACTTGTAGTAACTTTAGTAAACAAAGTAGTCACACTTAGATTGTGAAAAACCATGAGTCAAAAAGACAATGTGATAACTTGTGAAACCATTGGCAAGAAGCTTGTTTGAGTCCATATAAGGACTTAGTCAATTTATATAATTGTGTCTCCCCCTCAATTTACGTCTCTTCATCTGAATCTCCATGGAGAAGAGAATTATTGACATCTAATTGACGTTAAAACCAACGTTTCATAGTAGTAATAGCAAGCAAACAACGAACACTAGCGAGTTTAGCAACAGGAAAAAAAGTATCAAGAAAATCCTAACCTTCTTGTTGAGTGTACCCCTTAGCTACAAGTCAATCTTTGTATCTTTCAATGGTACCATCTAACTTATATTTAattttgtacacccatttgcatctgATAGGATGTTTATCAGGGGGTAAACTAGTGAGAATCCAAGTTAAATTTTCTTCAAGAGCAGCTAATTCAATTGACATAGCATGATGCCAATGGGGAAGTTGCATAGCATGTGAAAAAGTCTGAGGTTTGATATTGGAAAACAAGGAAACACTAAAGGCTTTGTATGTAGAAGACAATTTGGAGTAAGAAAGATAAGAAGACAAAGGATAAGAAGTACATACCTTGGAAGGAGCAGCTACTGCAAGAGAACCATGGTTTGAAGTAGAACTGCTGAGATGACAACGATATTGCTGCAAATAATTTGGAGGATGTCTCTGTCTAATGGACCTTTGAAGAGAAGAAGCATTATCAGTGGCGAAATCAGTACTTGGAGAAGAATGATGTGGTTGTGTGTTGCTGGAATCTGAGATAGGATCAGAAAAAGGAACTGGTAAAACAAAAGAATCTAAAGAAACAACAGGTTGTGATGAAGAGGGAGCAGGATTACACTTGTATGGAAATATggtttcatgaaaaaaaaaaaaaaaaaacatcctgagacaaaaaaaaaaaaaaaaattgtatgagaaTGTAAGTCATAGAGTTTATAACCTTTTACACCAAAAGGATAACCAAAAAATAAACACTTATGAGCTTGGGAATCAAATTTGCTTCTATGGTTAGAAAGAGTACTAGCAAAATAAAGGCACCTAAAAAACCTtgaaataagaataaaaaggTTTGTTAGAGAAGAGCACTTCATAAGGGGATTTATTTGAAAGAAGTGGAGTGGGTAATCTATTAATAAGATAAGCAACAGTTAAGACACAATCACCCCAAAAACATAAAGGTAGATTAGCTTGAATTCTGAGGGCTCGAGGCACTTCCAACAAATGTCTATGTTTTCTTTCCACaatcccattttgttgaggagttgcATTACAGATCCTTTGATGAATGATACCCTTAGAAGCATAATAATTTGTCATATTGAACTCTAGACCATTATCACTTCTAATGGTTTTAACTTTATGATTGAATTGTGTTTCAACAAGAACAAAGAAATAAAGTAGCTTAGATCGAGTTTCAGATTTATGTTTCAGTATATAGATCTAAGTACCCcatgaaaaatcatctacaattgtaagaaaatattgaaaaccTTCCAAAGTTGAAGTAGAAAAAGGACCCCATATGTCAGTATGGATGATTTCAAATGGTGATGTAGTAACAGGATTACTTAGGGGAAAAGATAAACAAGCTTGTTTTGCATAATGGCATATGTCCAAAATATTTGCACAAGGAGAAttgataatataatattttttattcaacaAATAATGTCTAGCATGTGATGGATGACCTAGAAGATAATGCCATATGTCTAAAGATTGAGGTTTGGAAACAATTGTATCAGCTATAGAAACATTAGCTACAAAAAATACATTCGAAATAGAACATCAGCCACAGTAGATGTTGATGGCTTAGATGGCAGCAAGTAATAAAGTCCATCTCTTTGTTCACCCACACCAATCATCCTCCATGCACATAGGTCCTGAATGAAGCATGATTTATTCAAGAAAAGTTTCGAAAGGGCCTTGTATCTTGAATTGTTCTTCTGAAAATTCTCTTGTTGAGTAGTAGAAACCAGAGTAGCAGAATCAAGATTGGCAAATTTGCCATTAGGTTGGATACCACGCTATCTTTCTTCTTGCAAGATCAAAGAAAAAACTTTGTTCATATCAGGAAGTGGTTCTATCTGCAAAACCTGAGATCGAACACTTGCATAAGTGTCATTAAGTCCCATCATGAAACACATCACATGTTCTTATTGTCGATATTCAAGAACAACCTTCAAGACTTCACAATTGCAATTTCTTGAACAACCACAAGGAGGCAAGGGCATGTAATTCATCAATTCATCCCAAAAAGTCTTCAAACGAGTGAAATATGCACTTACAGAGAGATCATCTTACACCAGATTTCCAATTTCCTTCTGAATCTGAAAAATTCGTGGTGCATTAGTTTGCAAGTAACATTGCTGCAAATCACACCAAAGTTCTCTCGCACTATCAATGTAGATACAACTTGTTGCTATCTCTTTTGATACAAAATTAAGTAACCATGAGAAGACCATATCATTGCACCGTAACCCATCATTATGTGCTGGGTCTAAAACATTAGATGGCAAGCTAAGACTTCCATTGATGAAACCAAGCTTATTCTTCGATCGTAGAGCAATTTGCATTGATCGACTCCAAGCATGATAATTTTCTCCAATTAAAGGTTGTGTAACCAACTAAATGCCATGATTATCAGCTTTATTGAGATGATAAGGACTCTAAGAATCATCTGCAAGATTGACAGAGTAAGCAAAGGAGGCAGAGGAAGAGGACGCCATTAATGAGAATCAAGTTAGCTTCCTTCGAGCTTCAAGAAACTCCTGAGATCTTCAATTAGGGAGGCTAGATTCAATTGTCAGAATTTATCACTCCAAAATTGATTATCAGCAAGTGATCTCAGAATGCTGAGCTTGTGTAAAATGGATTGGAAGGGTAGCAATTGAACTTAGAATGACTTGATAACATGttggaaaataaattgagatCAATCATgtagaaggaaagagaaagaagctGCAAGAAATGAGAAGTATACTTTTCATTCTTGATAAAATTCAATACATACAAAACAGCTAAAAACTAAAGTTTTATCTACaaggaataaaatgaaataacTTCTTAACAAACAAGTTAACTTCATAACCAACTAACAAATGTAGCTAACTTTACATATCAATCATAACATAAAACCCAAATCTGATTTAAACGAATGGTCACCGATCATCCATCAGTTTCGACCCATTGTCTTGCCATATTCGAAGCTTTCACATTCAAACCAATCAAGAAACATGTTGACAAGCAAACCGGAGCAGAGGACGCACCCGGCAGATCGATCCGACGGCGAATCAGAGAAGGCAAGTGGCGGCATTGGACGTATAAGCACAAGGAGATTGCTAATTTCTTCCACCCCAGTCGTCGTCCTTGTCGTCTTCAGGTTAATTTCTTCCACTCCAATCACTGATCGTCGTCTGCAGCGCGAACAGATCTACGCTCGGCGAGAGGGCTGGAGTGCCCGTGCGCGCTCAATCGTGCGTGGGAGCGATCGAGAGAGAGAAAGCAAAGGAGCGTTGTTAGGGGTAGTTTGAGAAGCTGGATTGCATGGGGGAGGGGTGGGGTCCAGGGAGCGCATCTTTTCTCTGCACAAACCAACTGAAATCGCGTGAATTGAGTCAGCTAGAACTCCACCAAATTTGGAATTAGTTAGCACATTTTTGTGAGAGAGACGGAGAAAGAGGGCCCACTCCCAAAGCAGTATATCGGAAATACGGAGATCGTGAATGGGACCAGCCTGCGCCGGGAATCTGTCCAGTACTCAGTAACCATTAACAGCCTCCCTCCTCTCCCCTGCTGCAAAAAGCAAAATCAGATTAAAGAACAAGTCTCAGATATTTTACGCTTTCAGCACTTCTTCTGAGCTCGTCTTTGAATTCCTCAATTTGTTCATTACTAGCTCCAATAAGCATAACCTGTCGAGCCCGTAAGATCATGCATCATCCAGCTGTATATTTAAAtttcttctttccttcttcttttttcggAACTCTTTTGCTTAATTGTTTCTTTCAACTGATGCAGACAGAGACCCATATTTCCAGGAGGCAAGGAGAGAGGGGAAGAAGAAAATGTATCATGAGGATGCGGCTTCTTTCGATCCCAATTCTATGGCTGATGATGGGTTTTTTCAGACTGCCCCGACCATCGACTGCCCAGTCTTTCCAGCACCACAACCGCTCGTGCCCGCGAACACCACGGAAGATGAGAATAACATCCAGCTCCCCAACTTCTCTGTCGAACAATTCTCTAATTCCCAGCACAGGAACCCTCCTCCTCCTGATCATCATCAAGAAGGTGGTGGTGCTGCTGCTGCTGCGGCGGCCATGGAAACTGAAGCACTAATGCAGCAGCAGCTGCTGCAATTTGAAATGGATGACCGCTGCTACAAACACAGCAACAATACCAATACCCACTTGATGCAAGAGGCGGCGATACATGACTCGAATCATCTTCATAGccaccaccatcatcatcatgAGAATGTGTCTTATGATCATCCTAATCAGCAGTGCATGCGCAACAACTGGGACACTGGTGATCATGTCCACGATCAGATGCAAGATTTTAGCGTCAATGGTCACCAGGTCTTCATGAACAATTCATCTTTACCTGCAGATCAAACTACCCCTCTATTCGCTCCGGCAGCTCCTGAACTTCTGAATCTCTTCCACTTGCCCAGATGCTCTGCCTCGGGCGCCTCAAGTTTGCTTCCCAACATTGGTTCTTCAAGTATCTCATTCCCCACCGCAGCAAACCCCAACCACAACTCGGCGAGCATGCAAGCTGCCTCTTCCTTAGGCCTTCTCGGAGATCACCTCCCTAATTCTGTAGACATTAATATTACTGCTCCTCCCGCATCTGGTACTGTTTTGTTCGATCCCCTGTTTCACTTGAATCTCTCTCCACAGCCTCCTCTTTTCCGAGAACTATTTCAATCTCTGCCCCGCGACTACAGCTTGCCGGCCTCAGGAGTCGGAGCTGGCTCCTTGTTCGGCAGTAGCGATGGCTGCGCTGCTCATGAGCAAGAGATGCTCAGCGGTGGGCATGTCTACCACAGCGGAGACCATCACGGGGTGCACTTCAACAATGGAGTTTTGGAGTTCACAAGGGACATTGATGTTGCCTATAAAGCTAGGAGCAGGGGATTAGCCGCGCGGAAGGGCACCAAACACTTCGCTACGGAGAGACAAAGGAGAGAACACCTGAACGGCAAGTACAAGGCCTTGAGGAGTCTGGTTCCCAACCCCACCAAGGTATATATATTGTTGTAATAATGGTTGGATAAAACACAACAAGCAACACAGGTAGTACATAAAAActacaagaacaacaacaacaacaacaacacgagaatttacgtggttcggtaatgtCTGCATTCACGGAAGCAATCGGTACAACAATTTCACTAATAAATTATAGAATACACAAtccacttctcaaaatgatctctctctcttctcacaATACCTTCAGTTAAGGATATATAGACTTTCCTTTGGAGGTTTCCCCCAAaaaccaaccaacttaacgttcaaatttaatttatgaatttcTGTCTCGCAGCCCAGaaacaaaatcgtcgacagttttcttgagatttcttgaaaccgtcgatggtgtGAGATATCGAGAGCATTTTTTGAAGATGTCTGCGACTCCaatgaaactgtcgatggtttcaaaAAAGCCacagaaaatcgtcgacaattttctcCCCAGATTTCTACACTATGTTCTTCTCCTTGTGTAACTTAGTCATctcaagaaatgagccaccattC
It encodes the following:
- the LOC131149781 gene encoding transcription factor bHLH91-like; the encoded protein is MGPACAGNLSNRDPYFQEARREGKKKMYHEDAASFDPNSMADDGFFQTAPTIDCPVFPAPQPLVPANTTEDENNIQLPNFSVEQFSNSQHRNPPPPDHHQEGGGAAAAAAAMETEALMQQQLLQFEMDDRCYKHSNNTNTHLMQEAAIHDSNHLHSHHHHHHENVSYDHPNQQCMRNNWDTGDHVHDQMQDFSVNGHQVFMNNSSLPADQTTPLFAPAAPELLNLFHLPRCSASGASSLLPNIGSSSISFPTAANPNHNSASMQAASSLGLLGDHLPNSVDINITAPPASGTVLFDPLFHLNLSPQPPLFRELFQSLPRDYSLPASGVGAGSLFGSSDGCAAHEQEMLSGGHVYHSGDHHGVHFNNGVLEFTRDIDVAYKARSRGLAARKGTKHFATERQRREHLNGKYKALRSLVPNPTKADRASVVGDAIEYIKELRRTVNELKILVEKKRCGRERSKRQKTTTATDQADTIINATAAAVAGEMDIESCSINKPPGFGGAGADADQSSYANNGSLRSSWLQRKSKDTEVDVRIVEDEVNIKLVQRKKINCLLYVSKTLDELHLDLHHVAGGHIGDHYSFLFNTKIYEGSSVYASAIANKLIESVDRHFTSSA